A stretch of Gemmatimonadota bacterium DNA encodes these proteins:
- a CDS encoding TIM barrel protein: protein MTLEMRIGLGQFNVLTDEKLAYIKQLGADDFLMNTPKLPGEKRWELEDLVDLKKRADNAELRLMALENVPIPFYDKAMLGLPGRDEQIEHMKYTIRNMGKAGIPILGYHWIPSSVWRTPDPAVLRGRATATRFDFEAHRDAEPTFGRIFTADEMWDNYAYYMSRILPVAEESNVKLALHPDDPPIPMLGGVARIFSSFEGFKLAMDTFDSPYHGLDFCMGCWSEMGGHDYVIKAVRHFGGAGKIIYVHFRDVQGNVPCFNECFINEGNVDPYEVMRTLKEVGFTGFMITDHVPRFVDDTDWHHRGRAYAIGYMTAMLEMVNKLRPA, encoded by the coding sequence ATGACCCTGGAAATGCGCATCGGACTCGGGCAGTTCAATGTGCTCACCGACGAGAAACTGGCCTACATCAAGCAGCTCGGCGCCGACGACTTCCTCATGAACACGCCGAAACTGCCGGGCGAGAAGCGCTGGGAGCTGGAGGACCTGGTCGACCTGAAGAAACGGGCCGACAACGCCGAACTGCGCCTGATGGCCCTGGAGAACGTCCCCATCCCCTTCTACGACAAGGCCATGCTGGGGCTGCCGGGCCGCGACGAACAGATCGAGCACATGAAGTACACCATCCGCAACATGGGCAAGGCCGGCATTCCCATCCTTGGGTACCACTGGATCCCCAGTTCCGTCTGGCGGACGCCGGACCCCGCCGTGCTTCGCGGCCGGGCTACGGCCACCCGGTTCGATTTCGAGGCCCACCGGGACGCGGAACCCACCTTCGGCCGGATATTCACGGCAGACGAGATGTGGGACAACTACGCATACTACATGTCGAGGATCTTGCCGGTCGCCGAGGAAAGCAACGTCAAGCTCGCACTGCATCCCGACGACCCGCCCATCCCTATGCTGGGCGGCGTGGCGCGGATCTTCAGCAGCTTCGAGGGCTTCAAGCTGGCCATGGACACCTTCGACAGTCCGTACCACGGCCTGGATTTCTGCATGGGATGCTGGTCGGAAATGGGAGGTCACGACTACGTGATCAAGGCCGTGCGGCACTTCGGCGGCGCCGGAAAAATCATCTACGTCCATTTCCGCGACGTGCAGGGGAACGTGCCCTGTTTCAACGAGTGCTTCATCAACGAGGGGAACGTGGATCCCTACGAGGTCATGCGGACCCTGAAGGAGGTCGGGTTCACCGGGTTCATGATCACCGACCACGTGCCCCGTTTCGTAGATGACACCGACTGGCATCACCGGGGGCGCGCCTACGCCATCGGCTACATGACGGCCATGCTGGAGATGGTGAACAAGCTGCGGCCCGCCTAG
- a CDS encoding DNA topoisomerase IV subunit A, whose translation MAYADTLFEDYYLKYASYFIKDRAIPEIDDGLKPVQRRILHTLFEMDDGKFHKVANVVGQTMRYHPHGDQSIFGSLVNLANKDMFIEKQGNFGSTLTGDPASAARYIECRLTPLAKEVLYDPEITEYVDSYDGRNREPVAFPAKIPVLLAMGAEGIASSMATRILPHNLIELMEAQIACLRDEPFEVQPDFPTGGLVDVSEYNDGNGKVMVRAQLDVKDPKRIVIRQLPFGSTTESLIGSIEAAAKKNKLKIAGISDFTADEVEIEIRLARGVHSEETVDALYAFTDCESSISTNVLVIRSGHPCILPVTDVLRHNTRRLLEVLEAELKIERKQLHAKLRAKTLEQLFIKERIYKRIEEVREQDKIHEAIRQGFEPFESKVKELSSEDIDTLLKVPIRRISLYDINRANEEMKAIRSRLREIRDHLGHLSAYAITLLEGLIGRYREAFHRRTTITAFKRVDARKAAQRNLALRYDRSTGYLGYGLGGGDTLFDVSPYDRVLVIRKTGAYALHAEIERLFVDKGMLYCGFVDPDRVFTIVYRDRKGHPYVKRCKLDKFILNRGYEIVPEGCRILQLTTDTDVMANITYKPTPRMRVFEEAFDLSLFPVRGNRARGIRLAPKALKSVRLVRKPEQPDPSGPSEPPATSSDTGEGED comes from the coding sequence ATGGCCTACGCCGATACCCTCTTCGAAGACTACTACCTGAAGTACGCCTCCTATTTCATCAAGGACCGGGCGATTCCGGAGATCGACGACGGACTCAAGCCCGTGCAGCGTCGCATTCTGCATACCCTCTTCGAAATGGACGACGGGAAGTTCCACAAGGTCGCCAACGTGGTGGGCCAGACCATGCGGTACCATCCCCACGGGGACCAGTCCATCTTCGGCTCGCTGGTCAATCTCGCCAACAAGGACATGTTCATCGAGAAGCAGGGCAATTTCGGCTCGACCCTCACCGGCGACCCCGCCTCGGCGGCCCGGTATATCGAGTGCCGCCTGACGCCGCTGGCCAAGGAGGTGCTGTACGATCCGGAGATCACCGAGTACGTGGATTCCTACGACGGCCGCAACAGGGAACCCGTCGCCTTTCCTGCGAAGATCCCCGTTCTCCTGGCCATGGGCGCCGAGGGCATCGCCTCGAGCATGGCGACCCGGATCCTGCCGCACAACCTCATCGAACTCATGGAAGCCCAGATCGCCTGCCTCCGGGACGAGCCCTTCGAGGTCCAGCCCGATTTCCCCACCGGGGGCCTGGTGGACGTCTCGGAATACAATGACGGCAACGGCAAGGTGATGGTCCGCGCCCAGCTGGACGTGAAGGACCCCAAACGCATCGTCATACGGCAGCTGCCCTTCGGTTCGACCACCGAAAGCCTGATCGGTTCCATCGAGGCGGCGGCGAAGAAGAACAAGCTGAAGATCGCCGGCATCTCCGACTTCACGGCCGACGAGGTGGAAATCGAGATCCGCCTGGCCCGGGGCGTCCATTCCGAGGAAACCGTGGACGCCCTCTACGCCTTCACCGACTGCGAGTCCTCCATCTCCACCAACGTGCTGGTCATCCGGTCGGGCCACCCGTGCATACTGCCCGTTACCGACGTGCTCAGGCACAACACGCGGCGGCTCCTGGAGGTCCTGGAAGCGGAACTGAAGATCGAACGGAAGCAGCTTCACGCAAAGCTGCGCGCGAAAACGCTGGAGCAACTCTTCATCAAGGAACGGATCTACAAGCGCATCGAGGAAGTCCGGGAACAGGATAAGATCCACGAAGCGATCCGGCAGGGGTTCGAACCCTTTGAGTCAAAGGTGAAAGAACTGTCTTCCGAGGATATCGATACCCTCCTCAAGGTGCCGATCCGCCGGATTTCCCTGTACGACATCAACCGCGCCAACGAGGAGATGAAGGCCATCCGCAGCCGCCTGCGGGAGATCAGGGATCACCTGGGCCATCTGTCGGCCTACGCGATCACCCTCCTGGAAGGGCTCATCGGGCGGTACCGCGAGGCTTTTCACCGCAGGACGACCATCACCGCTTTCAAGCGGGTCGACGCCCGGAAGGCGGCACAACGGAACCTGGCGCTCAGGTACGACCGGAGCACCGGATACCTGGGGTATGGACTGGGCGGCGGCGACACCCTCTTCGACGTATCGCCCTATGACCGGGTCCTCGTGATCCGCAAGACCGGCGCCTATGCGCTCCACGCCGAGATCGAACGGCTTTTCGTGGACAAGGGCATGCTGTACTGCGGGTTCGTCGATCCCGACCGGGTGTTCACCATCGTCTACCGCGACCGGAAGGGCCATCCCTACGTCAAGCGCTGCAAGCTGGACAAGTTCATCCTGAACCGGGGATACGAGATCGTGCCCGAGGGTTGCCGCATCCTTCAACTGACCACGGATACCGACGTCATGGCGAATATCACCTACAAGCCCACGCCGCGGATGCGAGTCTTCGAGGAAGCCTTCGACCTTTCGCTCTTTCCCGTTCGGGGGAACCGGGCCAGGGGCATCCGCCTGGCCCCGAAAGCGCTCAAGAGTGTGAGGCTGGTCAGGAAGCCGGAGCAGCCTGACCCGTCGGGTCCATCGGAACCACCGGCCACTTCGTCCGACACCGGGGAAGGTGAGGACTGA
- a CDS encoding type IIA DNA topoisomerase subunit B, producing the protein MYIGRLGNGSDPEDGIYVLLKEVIDNAVDEFIMGHGRQIDVSIEDDRVRVRDFGRGIPLGKVVECTSIINTGAKYNDEVFQFSVGLNGVGAKAVNALSVDFRVVAYRNGRYAEAVYERGQLLGQNEGAADEPDGTYVEFLPDEEIFGEYAFQPDYVESRMWNYACLNSGLRLVFNKKRFVSRYGLLDFLKAEVGENVLYEPSYHKSQYIEFSFTHTTNYGETLFSFVNGQYTADGGSHQSAFREGILKGVNEYFKKSYGGVDVRESIAGAIAIKLKEPIFESQTKNKLGNTDIRGWLVSEIRSAVVDFLHKNQESAQRIQEKITQNERLRKELNAVKKEAREAARRIAIKIPNFKDCKYHFDHAKFGEDSSIFITEGPSAAGSMVSARDPLTQAIFGLKGVPLNVFSRTRAAIYKNEELYNLMMALGIEDGISNLRFNKVIIATDADYDGYHIRNLLMTFFLSYFEEMVLAGHVHILETPLFRVRNTKETVYCYSEKERNAALDRIRGAEVTRFKGLGEISPGEFGQFIGSDMRLVKVNVRSIHSIPETLTFYMGKNTPERRDYIVENLLDEV; encoded by the coding sequence ATGTATATCGGCCGGCTCGGGAACGGCAGCGATCCGGAAGACGGCATCTACGTCCTCCTCAAGGAAGTGATCGACAACGCCGTGGACGAGTTTATCATGGGCCACGGCCGGCAGATCGACGTGTCCATCGAAGACGACCGGGTCCGCGTCCGCGACTTCGGCCGCGGGATTCCCCTCGGCAAGGTCGTGGAGTGCACTTCGATCATCAACACGGGCGCCAAGTATAACGACGAGGTCTTTCAGTTCAGCGTGGGACTGAACGGCGTGGGCGCCAAGGCGGTCAACGCCCTCTCCGTCGATTTCCGCGTCGTGGCCTACCGGAACGGGCGCTATGCGGAGGCGGTGTACGAGCGGGGGCAACTCCTCGGGCAGAACGAGGGCGCCGCGGACGAGCCGGACGGCACCTATGTCGAATTCCTGCCCGACGAGGAGATCTTCGGGGAATACGCTTTCCAGCCGGACTACGTCGAAAGCCGCATGTGGAACTACGCCTGCCTGAACAGCGGCCTTCGCCTGGTCTTCAACAAGAAGCGATTCGTTTCCAGGTACGGACTGCTGGACTTCCTCAAGGCCGAGGTGGGCGAGAACGTCCTCTACGAGCCCTCGTACCACAAAAGCCAGTACATCGAGTTTTCCTTCACGCACACCACCAACTACGGCGAGACGCTCTTCTCCTTCGTGAACGGCCAGTACACCGCGGACGGCGGGTCCCACCAGAGCGCGTTCCGCGAGGGCATTCTAAAGGGCGTCAACGAATACTTCAAGAAAAGCTACGGCGGAGTGGACGTCCGCGAGTCCATTGCGGGCGCCATCGCCATCAAGCTGAAGGAACCCATTTTCGAATCCCAGACCAAGAACAAGCTGGGCAATACCGATATCCGGGGCTGGCTCGTCTCGGAGATCCGCAGTGCCGTGGTGGACTTCCTGCACAAAAACCAGGAGTCCGCCCAGCGGATCCAGGAGAAGATCACCCAGAACGAGCGTCTGCGGAAGGAACTGAATGCGGTCAAGAAGGAGGCCCGCGAAGCGGCCCGGCGTATCGCCATCAAGATCCCCAATTTCAAGGACTGCAAGTACCACTTCGATCACGCGAAGTTCGGAGAGGATTCCTCGATCTTCATCACCGAGGGGCCTTCGGCCGCCGGTTCCATGGTCTCGGCGCGGGACCCGCTGACCCAGGCGATCTTCGGACTCAAGGGCGTGCCGCTGAACGTCTTCTCCCGCACGCGGGCGGCCATCTACAAGAACGAGGAGCTCTACAATCTCATGATGGCCCTCGGCATCGAGGACGGGATATCGAACCTGCGGTTCAACAAGGTGATCATCGCGACCGACGCCGATTACGACGGCTACCATATCCGCAATCTCCTGATGACCTTCTTCCTGAGCTACTTCGAGGAGATGGTGCTCGCGGGCCACGTCCACATCCTCGAAACGCCGCTCTTCCGGGTGCGCAACACGAAGGAAACCGTCTACTGCTACAGCGAGAAGGAGCGCAACGCGGCCCTGGACCGGATTCGCGGGGCGGAAGTGACCCGGTTCAAGGGGCTGGGCGAGATCTCGCCCGGCGAATTCGGCCAGTTCATCGGTTCCGACATGCGGCTCGTGAAGGTCAACGTCCGTTCCATCCACAGCATTCCGGAAACCCTCACCTTCTACATGGGCAAGAACACGCCCGAGCGCAGGGACTACATCGTGGAGAACCTGCTGGACGAAGTATAG
- a CDS encoding acyl-CoA dehydrogenase, which produces MEFALSGDQAMMRDTARRIAEEKLKPHAREIDEREAVHYDTIRELGKMGFMAMMVPEAYGGAGLDTLSYVLAVEEFSRVCASTGVCVSVNNSLFADGVFAFGTENQKKAYLPPLGRGEAQACLALTEPGAGTDVGSTVTSALKDGTEYVINGKKHFVTNGGFADYLLVLVTTAPGTGHLGLSMVLVEKGIPGFTVGRQEQKLGIRGSDTSELLFEDCRVPQTNLLGEEGRGLNIALSILNGGRIGIAAQALGIAQGAYDASVRYAKERTQFGKPIAEFQAIAFKLAEMATELEAARLLTYRAAWLKDAGQDYITASSMAKLYASEASIRITNEAIQIHGGYGYIRDFDVERFYRDARITTLYEGTSEAQKIVISRNILKSDGAGS; this is translated from the coding sequence ATGGAATTCGCCTTGAGCGGCGACCAGGCCATGATGCGGGACACCGCCCGCCGGATCGCCGAGGAGAAACTGAAGCCCCACGCCCGGGAAATCGACGAGCGCGAAGCCGTGCATTACGATACGATCCGGGAACTCGGCAAGATGGGTTTCATGGCCATGATGGTTCCCGAAGCGTACGGCGGCGCGGGCTTGGATACGCTCAGTTACGTGCTGGCCGTGGAGGAGTTCTCGCGGGTATGCGCGTCGACCGGGGTATGCGTCTCGGTGAACAACTCCCTTTTCGCCGACGGCGTTTTCGCCTTCGGCACCGAAAACCAGAAGAAGGCGTATCTGCCTCCCCTGGGGCGCGGCGAGGCCCAGGCCTGCCTCGCGCTGACCGAGCCCGGCGCCGGGACGGACGTCGGCTCGACGGTCACGTCGGCGCTGAAGGACGGCACGGAATACGTCATCAACGGCAAGAAGCACTTCGTGACCAACGGCGGTTTCGCCGACTACCTCCTCGTGCTGGTGACCACCGCACCCGGCACGGGCCATCTCGGCCTCAGCATGGTCCTCGTGGAGAAAGGAATCCCCGGTTTCACCGTCGGCCGCCAGGAGCAGAAACTCGGCATCCGGGGTTCGGATACCAGCGAGCTTCTATTCGAGGATTGCCGCGTGCCGCAGACTAATCTGTTGGGCGAGGAAGGCCGGGGGCTGAACATCGCGCTGTCCATACTAAACGGCGGCCGCATCGGCATCGCGGCCCAGGCCCTGGGCATCGCGCAGGGAGCCTACGACGCTTCCGTGCGGTACGCAAAGGAACGGACCCAGTTCGGCAAGCCCATCGCCGAGTTCCAGGCGATCGCCTTCAAGCTGGCGGAAATGGCGACCGAACTCGAGGCGGCGCGCCTGCTGACCTACCGGGCCGCGTGGCTCAAGGACGCCGGGCAGGACTACATCACGGCGTCGTCCATGGCCAAGCTGTACGCGTCCGAGGCCTCGATTCGGATCACGAACGAGGCCATTCAGATTCATGGCGGCTACGGGTACATCCGCGACTTCGACGTGGAACGCTTCTACCGCGACGCACGGATCACCACCCTCTACGAAGGCACCTCCGAAGCCCAGAAGATCGTCATCTCGCGGAACATCCTCAAGTCGGACGGCGCCGGGTCCTAG
- a CDS encoding acetylornithine deacetylase/succinyl-diaminopimelate desuccinylase family protein produces the protein MITPLEQRIVEQVRVLRDDMIGFLRALIQIPSVNPPGDGYPDCARLVGDRLRALGFETRYVTAAGHPDHSEEHPRVNVVGRLSGRSPMPTLHFNGHTDVVPPGEHWTVDPFGGEVKDGRIYGRGACDMKGGIAAALFAAAAVREAGVSLRGSLEFSATVDEETGGFAGMDYLAREGLISPERTSYVIIPEPFGPGRICLGHRGVYWFRVDTIGRTAHGSMPFLGVSAINKMERFLSRVSSDLAPALRARKTEMPVDPPEARRATINVNGITGGQTDGSVGSPCVADRCSAIFDRRFLIEESFDDVKKEIETLIAHLTAEDRDFKAELTDLMVVRPVETDPDAELVGTASRTIEDLTGVPAEHVASPGTYDHKHVHNTGRVKQCIAYGPGLLHLAHQPDEYCEIEHLVRSCEVMAVTAARLLGVN, from the coding sequence GATCGGTTTTTTAAGGGCGTTGATCCAGATACCCTCCGTGAATCCGCCGGGTGACGGATACCCGGACTGCGCCCGGCTCGTGGGCGACCGGTTGCGCGCGCTGGGTTTCGAAACCCGGTACGTGACCGCCGCCGGTCATCCGGACCATTCCGAAGAACACCCCCGGGTCAACGTGGTGGGCAGGCTTTCCGGCCGTTCGCCGATGCCCACGCTGCATTTCAACGGCCACACCGACGTGGTTCCGCCGGGCGAGCACTGGACGGTCGATCCCTTCGGCGGGGAAGTGAAGGACGGCAGGATATACGGCCGCGGCGCGTGCGACATGAAGGGCGGCATCGCCGCGGCGCTCTTCGCGGCGGCCGCGGTGCGGGAGGCGGGCGTCTCGTTGCGCGGCAGTCTCGAATTCAGCGCGACGGTCGACGAGGAGACCGGCGGGTTCGCCGGCATGGACTACCTTGCCCGCGAGGGACTCATTTCCCCCGAACGGACCTCGTACGTGATCATACCGGAACCCTTCGGACCGGGACGCATCTGCCTGGGTCACCGAGGAGTCTACTGGTTCCGGGTCGACACCATCGGCCGGACCGCCCACGGCAGCATGCCCTTTCTGGGCGTCAGCGCCATCAACAAGATGGAGCGTTTCCTGAGCCGGGTCTCGTCGGACCTCGCGCCGGCCCTTCGCGCCCGCAAAACGGAAATGCCCGTGGACCCGCCGGAAGCGCGCCGGGCCACGATCAACGTGAACGGCATAACCGGCGGGCAGACGGACGGAAGCGTGGGCTCGCCCTGTGTGGCCGACCGGTGCTCCGCCATCTTCGACCGGCGTTTTCTGATTGAGGAATCCTTCGACGACGTAAAAAAAGAAATCGAGACGCTGATCGCCCATCTGACCGCGGAAGACCGGGACTTCAAAGCGGAGCTCACCGACCTGATGGTCGTTCGCCCGGTCGAGACCGACCCGGACGCCGAGCTGGTCGGTACGGCTTCCCGCACGATCGAGGACCTGACCGGCGTTCCCGCGGAACACGTGGCCAGCCCCGGCACCTACGACCACAAGCACGTCCACAACACGGGAAGGGTGAAGCAGTGCATCGCCTACGGCCCCGGACTGCTCCATCTCGCCCACCAGCCCGATGAGTACTGTGAGATCGAGCATCTAGTCCGGAGCTGCGAGGTCATGGCGGTCACCGCGGCCCGGTTGCTCGGCGTGAACTGA